In the genome of Candidatus Nitrosotenuis sp. DW1, one region contains:
- a CDS encoding methyltransferase domain-containing protein — protein sequence MIRINPLEIILWNFRKSEKDVIRIYDKLAPLMQLGSGADMLNFGLWDKGITQPHQAQERLCDLVSEISEFASATNVLDVGCGFCSPALRWKQQFEGLEIFCLNINRTQINTPAPKEKLRLVNSTSILIPFADKSFDRIVALESAQHFYPLKRFLEEARRMLKQDGMLVMAIPVVNNKKGLFPKLGILNVTWTSQHYPVDLVESQIRDTGFEISKIEKIGKSVYEPLADYYIENRKSMKEKFAGIYPSFVETLVYKSMVKMKRLSERGIIDYLVIKSHSVPK from the coding sequence ATGATTCGAATCAATCCCCTTGAAATAATTCTGTGGAATTTTCGAAAAAGCGAAAAAGACGTAATTAGAATTTACGACAAGCTTGCCCCCCTAATGCAGCTTGGAAGCGGGGCAGACATGCTCAATTTTGGCTTGTGGGACAAGGGAATCACGCAACCACACCAGGCTCAGGAACGCCTCTGCGATCTGGTTTCAGAGATATCCGAATTTGCTTCTGCAACAAATGTCCTAGATGTAGGATGCGGCTTTTGTTCGCCTGCGCTAAGGTGGAAGCAGCAGTTTGAGGGATTGGAAATTTTCTGCCTCAACATAAATCGCACACAAATTAACACTCCTGCCCCAAAGGAGAAACTTCGCCTGGTAAACTCCACTTCCATCCTCATCCCGTTTGCAGATAAATCGTTTGACAGAATAGTGGCGCTCGAATCTGCCCAGCATTTTTACCCCCTGAAAAGATTTCTCGAGGAGGCAAGGAGAATGCTAAAACAGGATGGAATGCTCGTCATGGCAATTCCAGTGGTGAATAACAAAAAAGGGCTGTTCCCAAAGCTTGGAATCCTAAATGTCACATGGACTTCGCAGCACTATCCAGTGGATCTCGTGGAGAGTCAGATCAGGGACACAGGATTTGAAATATCAAAAATTGAAAAAATCGGCAAGTCGGTGTACGAGCCGCTTGCAGACTACTACATAGAGAACCGCAAATCAATGAAGGAAAAGTTTGCAGGAATTTATCCGTCATTTGTAGAAACACTGGTGTACAAGTCAATGGTCAAAATGAAGAGACTCTCAGAAAGAGGCATCATCGATTATTTGGTGATAAAATCGCATTCAGTTCCCAAATAA
- a CDS encoding peroxiredoxin family protein gives MQKGDVAPDFELVANNGEKVRLSSFKDKKNVVLCFYPKNHLFMCPSKKVFKMAQSVISAYDDILKTDSVLFAVSVDTVDDQAAFVEQYNVPYLHLSDTTKDVCKKYAGLNLAGLAKRSTFIVGKNGTIHNVFHDIDVESHGKQIAQALSELNG, from the coding sequence ATGCAGAAAGGAGACGTAGCACCAGACTTTGAGCTTGTGGCAAACAATGGGGAAAAAGTCCGGCTGTCGTCTTTCAAAGACAAAAAAAATGTCGTTTTATGTTTTTATCCAAAAAACCACCTTTTCATGTGCCCCTCAAAAAAAGTCTTCAAGATGGCGCAAAGCGTTATCTCTGCTTACGATGATATCTTGAAGACTGACTCTGTTCTCTTCGCAGTATCCGTTGACACCGTAGATGATCAGGCCGCCTTTGTGGAACAGTACAATGTTCCATACTTGCATCTTAGTGATACTACAAAAGACGTCTGCAAAAAGTACGCCGGACTGAATTTGGCCGGACTTGCCAAGCGCTCGACATTTATTGTCGGCAAAAACGGTACAATCCACAACGTCTTTCACGACATTGACGTTGAATCGCACGGCAAGCAAATTGCACAGGCGCTGTCCGAACTTAACGGTTAA
- a CDS encoding pyruvoyl-dependent arginine decarboxylase, translating into MLDLVAKKLFLTKGKGVHEDRLTSFEYALRDAGISGTNIVLISSIFPPGAKLVSKKEGLNLIKPGQVLFTIYSRNQTNEPHRLISASVGIAQPSDPKRYGYLSEYEAFGQNEKKAGDYAEDIAAQMLASSLGIQFDIDKSWDEKRQQWKISGQIYKSMNVTQTAVGDAKGRWTTVFAAAVLIL; encoded by the coding sequence TTGCTCGATTTAGTTGCAAAAAAATTATTTCTAACAAAGGGAAAGGGAGTCCACGAAGACAGACTTACCAGTTTTGAATATGCGTTACGGGATGCTGGAATCTCTGGAACCAACATCGTTCTAATTTCTAGCATATTTCCACCTGGAGCAAAACTGGTCTCAAAAAAAGAAGGACTGAACCTCATAAAACCAGGTCAGGTGTTATTTACAATTTATTCGCGAAACCAGACAAACGAGCCGCACCGACTGATCTCGGCATCAGTTGGCATTGCACAGCCGTCTGATCCAAAAAGATACGGTTATCTCTCAGAATACGAGGCATTTGGACAAAACGAAAAGAAGGCAGGCGACTATGCAGAAGACATTGCAGCGCAGATGCTTGCCTCCTCGCTTGGAATCCAGTTTGACATTGACAAAAGCTGGGATGAAAAAAGGCAGCAATGGAAGATCTCTGGGCAAATCTACAAGTCGATGAACGTCACACAAACAGCTGTCGGTGATGCAAAAGGTAGGTGGACTACTGTGTTTGCAGCGGCAGTACTGATTCTCTAA
- a CDS encoding Lrp/AsnC family transcriptional regulator, whose translation MHIGFVLLNCDLGAEEYLLEELKQIPEVKNAYITFGAYDVIIEIHAKSQDEFDKTVSNKIRRLSRVMSTMTLKVIAPEE comes from the coding sequence ATGCACATAGGTTTTGTTTTATTAAACTGCGATTTAGGCGCAGAGGAATACTTGCTTGAGGAACTCAAACAGATACCAGAAGTAAAAAACGCATACATCACTTTTGGGGCATACGACGTCATAATTGAGATACATGCAAAATCCCAAGACGAGTTTGACAAGACAGTGTCAAACAAGATAAGGCGCCTATCCAGAGTCATGAGCACCATGACGCTAAAAGTAATTGCTCCCGAAGAAT